In Hoplias malabaricus isolate fHopMal1 chromosome 6, fHopMal1.hap1, whole genome shotgun sequence, a single window of DNA contains:
- the dgat1a gene encoding diacylglycerol O-acyltransferase 1a, translating into MGDRTERCAATRRRRTTITSAESARQQNGGKAATARAHCSASDGLKDRLSCHRLQESLLSSESGYSNYRGILNWCVVMLVLSNARLFLENLIKYGILVDPIQVVSLFLKDPYSWPAPCLVIVSNVFIMAALYTERRLAVGTISEGTGTFLHCVNLGAVLCFPSATVLTVGSMTPVGGIYALGVYTIVFLKLFSYKDVNKWCREMRQAKARTMSRSNSCPSVHRANGSAVHSHVTYPGNLTHRDMYYFMFAPTLCYELNFPRSPRIRKRFLLRRLFEMLFLMQLQVGLIQQWMVPTVQNSMKPFQDMDLSRMVERLLKLAVPNHLIWLIFFYWFFHSSMNFVAELMQFGDREFYRDWWNSETVPYFWANWNIPVHKWCLRHFYKPMLRRGMNKLAAQTAVFLVSAFFHEYLVSVPLKMFRLWAFMGMMAQIPLALFVGRFLRGNYGNAAVWISLIIGQPIAVLMYVHDYYVLHYGGVSEGGTN; encoded by the exons ATGGGCGACCGAACCGAGCGATGCGCCGCAACGCGCAGGCGGAGGACCACCATCACCTCCGCGGAGAGCGCGAGGCAGCAAAACGGCGGCAAAGCGGCGACGGCGCGCGCGCACTGCAGCGCGAGCGACGGGCTCAAAGACCGactcag CTGCCATCGGCTCCAAGAGTCCCTCCTCAGCTCAGAGAGCGGCTACAGCAACTACAGGGGAATTCTCAACTGGTGTGTCGTCATGCTG gtTTTGTCCAATGCACGTCTTTTTCTGGAGAATCTTATAAA ATATGGGATATTGGTGGACCCCATCCAGGTCGTGTCTCTGTTCTTAAAGGACCCGTACAGCTGGCCAGCTCCATGCCTTGTTATCG TGTCCAACGTGTTTATAATGGCAGCTCTGTACACTGAGAGGAGGCTTGCTGTG GGCACTATCTCAGAGGGCACAGGCACATTCCTTCATTGCGTTAATCTTGGGGCAGTTCTGTGTTTTCCTTCAGCCACCGTCCTCACCGTAGGCTCCATGACTCCAG TCGGCGGGATCTATGCTCTGGGGGTCTACACCATCGTATTCCTGAAGCTCTTCTCCTACAAGGATGTTAACAAATGGTGCAGGGAGATGAGGCAGGCCAAAGCACGCACCATGTCTCGCTCCAACTCCT GCCCCTCTGTTCACCGAGCCAATGGCAGTGCAGTACACAGTCATGTGACCTACCCTGGCAATCTCACCCACAGAG ATATGTACTATTTCATGTTCGCCCCAACACTGTGCTACGAGCTGAACTTCCCCCGGTCTCCACGGATACGCAAACGCTTCCTGCTCAGGAGACTTTTTGAAATG CTATTTTTGATGCAGTTGCAAGTTGGATTGATACAGCAG TGGATGGTCCCCACTGTCCAGAACTCCATGAAGCCGTTTCAG GACATGGACTTGTCCAGGATGGTGGAGCGCCTCCTAAAGCTCGCT GTTCCCAATCATTTGATATGGCTCATCTTTTTCTACTGGTTTTTCCACTCCTCCATGAACTTTGTGGCTGAGCTGATGCAGTTTGGAGACCGAGAGTTTTACAGAGACTGGTG GAACTCAGAAACTGTCCCCTATTTTTGGGCAAACTGGAACATCCCTGTTCACAAATGGTGCCTGCG ACATTTCTATAAACCGATGCTGAGAAGAGGAATGAACAAGCTGGCCGCTCAGACAGCAGTCTTCCTTGTCTCAGCTTTCTTCCATGAG TACCTGGTGAGTGTTCCACTGAAGATGTTCCGGCTGTGGGCGTTTATGGGAATGATGGCCCAG atTCCCCTTGCCTTGTTCGTGGGCCGGTTTTTGAGGGGTAACTATGGCAACGCAGCCGTTTGGATCTCTTTGATCATTGGTCAGCCCATCGCCGTTCTGATGTACGTCCACGACTACTATGTCCTTCATTATGGAGGTGTGTCAGAGGGCGGGACTAACTGA